A genome region from Nycticebus coucang isolate mNycCou1 chromosome 4, mNycCou1.pri, whole genome shotgun sequence includes the following:
- the LOC128584854 gene encoding THO complex subunit 1, with translation MSPTPPLFSLPEARTRFTKSTREALNNKNIKPLLSTFSQLPGSENEKKCTLDQAFRGVLEEEIINHSSCENVLAIISLAIGGVTEGICTASTPFVLLGDVLDCLPLDQCDTIFTFVEKNVATWKSNTFYSAGKNYLLRMCNDLLRRLSKSQNTVFCGRIQLFLARLFPLSEKSGLNLQSQFNLENVTVFNTNEQESTLGQKHTEDREEGMDVEEGEMGDDEAPTTCSIPIDYNLYRKFWSLQDYFRNPVQCYEKISWKTFLKYSEEVLAVFKSYKLDDTQASRKKMEELKTGGEHVYFAKFLTSEKLMDLQLSDSNFRRHILLQYLILFQYLKGQVKFKSSNYVLTDEQSLWIEDTTKSVYQLLSENPPDGERFSKMVEHILNTEENWNSWKNEGCPSFVKERASDTKPTRVVRKRTAPEDFLGKGPSKKLLMGNEELTRLWNLCPDNMEACKSETREYMPTLEEFFEEAIEQADPENMVENEYKAVNNSNYGWRALRLLARRSPHFFQPTNQQFKSLPEYLENMVIKLAKELPPPSEEIKTGEDEDEEDNDALLKEHESPDVRRDKPVTGEQIEVFANKLGEHWKILAPYLEMKDSEIRQIECDSEDMKMRAKQLLVAWQDQEGVHATPENLISALNKSGLNDLAESLTNDNETNS, from the coding sequence ATGTCTCCGACGCCGCCACTCTTTAGTTTGCCCGAAGCGCGGACGCGGTTTACGAAGTCTACCAGAGAGGCCTtgaacaacaaaaatatcaaGCCATTACTGAGTACCTTCAGCCAATTACCTggcagtgaaaatgaaaaaaaatgtaccCTTGATCAAGCTTTCAGAGGTGTTCtagaagaagaaattataaatcaTTCATCATGTGAAAACGTTTTAGCTATTATTTCTCTTGCTATTGGGGGAGTAACTGAAGGTATTTGTACCGCATCTACGCCTTTTGTATTGTTGGGAGATGTTTTGGATTGTCTTCCTTTGGATCAATGTGATACAATATTCacttttgtggaaaaaaatgttGCTACTTGGAAATCAAATACATTCTATTCTGCTGGGAAAAATTATTTACTACGTATGTGCAATGATCTCCTACGAAGATTATCTAAATCCCAGAATACAGTCTTCTGTGGACGAATTCAGCTCTTTTTGGCCAGGCTTTTCCCTCTATCTGAGAAATCAGGTCTTAACTTGCAGAGTCAGTTTAATCTGGAAAATGTCACTGTTTTCAATACCAATGAGCAGGAAAGCACACTGGGTCAAAAGCACACTGAGGATAGAGAAGAAGGAATGGATGTAGAAGAAGGGGAAATGGGAGATGATGAAGCTCCAACAACTTGCTCCATTCCAATTGATTACAACCTATATCGAAAATTCTGGTCACTTCAGGATTACTTTAGGAACCCTGTGCAGTGCTATGAGAAGATTTCGTGGAAAacttttcttaagtattctgaggAAGTTTTggctgtttttaaaagttataaattagaCGATACTCAGGCCTcaagaaaaaagatggaagaacTGAAAACAGGAGGAGAGCATgtatattttgcaaaatttttaaCAAGTGAGAAGTTGATGGATTTACAGCTGAGTGACAGTAACTTTCGTCGACACATCCTGTTGCAGTATCTCATTTTATTCCAATATCTCAAGGGGCAAGTCAAATTCAAAAGTTCAAACTATGTTTTAACTGACGAACAGTCACTTTGGATTGAAGATACCACAAAATCAGTGTATCAACTACTATCTGAAAACCCCCCTGATGGAGAAAGATTTTCAAAGATGGTAGAGCATATATTAAACACTGAAGAAAACTGGAACTCATGGAAAAATGAAGGCTGCCCAAGTTTTGTGAAAGAAAGAGCATCAGATACCAAGCCTACAAGAGTCGTACGGAAGAGAACAGCACCAGAGGACTTCCTAGGGAAAGGGCCCAGCAAAAAACTTCTGATGGGAAATGAGGAGTTAACAAGGCTTTGGAATCTCTGTCCTGACAATATGGAAGCCTGTAAATCAGAGACAAGGGAATACATGCCAACTTTGGAGGAGTTCTTTGAAGAAGCCATTGAACAGGCAGACCCTGAAAACATGGTTGAAAATGAATATAAGGCTGTGAACAATTCAAATTATGGTTGGAGAGCCCTGAGGCTTTTAGCACGGAGAAGCCCTCACTTCTTCCAGCCAACTAATCAGCAGTTTAAAAGTTTGCCAGAGTATCTTGAAAACATGGTAATAAAGCTAGCCAAGGAATTACCACCTCcttctgaagaaataaaaacaggtgaGGATGAAGATGAGGAAGATAATGATGCTTTACTGAAAGAACATGAAAGTCCTGATGTTCGGCGAGACAAACCTGTAACAGGGGAACAGATAGAAGTTTTTGCCAACAAGCTTGGTGAACATTGGAAGATTCTGGCTCCCTATTTGGAAATGAAAGACTCAGAAATTAGGCAGATTGAGTGTGATAGTGAAGACATGAAGATGAGAGCTAAGCAGCTCCTAGTTGCCTGGCAAGATCAAGAAGGAGTACATGCAACACCCGAGAATCTGATCAGTGCACTGAATAAGTCTGGACTAAATGACCTTGCAGAAAGTCTAACTAATGACAATGAGACAAATAgttag